The following are from one region of the Silene latifolia isolate original U9 population chromosome 9, ASM4854445v1, whole genome shotgun sequence genome:
- the LOC141600411 gene encoding uncharacterized protein LOC141600411 produces the protein MECSEGNKMKILCLHGFRTSGAFLNKQITKWGPIFANFDLDFPDGLFPAGGKSDIEGIFPPPYFEWFQFNKEFTEYDNLEECISFLCKYITTNGPFDGLLGFSQGATLCALLAGYQLQGKILKDHPPIKFLISVSGSKFRAPHICDVAFKDPIVAKSVHFIGDKDWLKLPSEDLASAFVDPLIIRHPGGHTVPRLDEAGIEQMANWTKGLLAETSASKDDVLKAKVAEKEAVETVSKASKDDGGSTEMKMETADVEAVQA, from the exons ATGGAGTGTAGTGAAGGAAACAAAATGAAAATTTTATGTCTCCATGGATTCAGAACTAGTGGAGCTTTTCTCAACAAGCAAATCACCAAATGGGGTCCTATTTTTGCCAACTTTGATTTG GATTTCCCAGATGGTTTATTTCCTGCAGGAGGCAAATCAGACATTGAGGGCATTTTCCCACCTCCCTACTTTGAATGGTTTCAATTCAACAAGGAATTTACTGAGTATGATAACTTGGAAGAGTGTATATCATTTCTATGTAAATACATTACTACCAATGGACCCTTTGATGGTCTCCTTGGCTTCTCCCAG GGAGCTACACTTTGTGCCCTCTTGGCCGGATACCAGCTCCAGGGAAAAATATTGAAGGATCATCCTCCTATCAAGTTCTTGATTTCGGTATCAGGTTCTAAATTCAGGGCTCCTCACATTTGTGATGTTGCCTTCAAAGACCCTATTGTTGCGAAATCAGTTCACTTCATTGGGGATAAGGACTGGTTGAAACTTCCTTCTGAAGATCTTGCTTCTGCTTTTGTGGATCCTCTTATTATAAGACATCCCGGAGGCCACACTGTTCCAAGATTAG ACGAGGCAGGAATTGAGCAGATGGCGAATTGGACAAAAGGTCTTCTGGCTGAGACAAGTGCCTCTAAAGATGATGTGCTAAAAGCTAAGGTAGCAGAAAAGGAAGCAGTAGAGACAGTAAGCAAAGCTTCAAAAGACGATGGAGGTTCGACTGAGATGAAAATGGAGACAGCAGACGTTGAGGCAGTACAAGCTTGA
- the LOC141600412 gene encoding ATPase GET3B-like, with protein MAGSLVRSVASSMSFVGLHHCSPKPRSLALPIPLLKFNSTFCFNNNINLSPLQSRKSPRQFSFQVRSAVVPVEVADGFDKMVVGTKRKYYMLGGKGGVGKTSCAASLAVKFATSGHPTLVVSTDPAHSLSDSFSQDLTGGNLVAVQGLDTPLFALEINPEKAREEYRSATKGGSGVKDFMDGMGLGMIADQIGELKLGELLDSPPPGLDEAIAIAKVMQFLESEEYRMFTRIVFDTAPTGHTLRLLSLPDFLEASIGKILKLRQKIASATSALKSVFGSEQPNQQEDAAGKLKRLQERMVKVRELFRDTEATEFVIVTIPTVMAINESSRLCASLKKENVPVRRLIVNQLLPPSASDCKFCAMKRKDQSRALEIIQSDPELAPLTLIQAPLVDVEIRGVPALRFMGDIVWK; from the exons ATGGCAGGAAGTCTAGTACGCTCGGTTGCTTCGTCCATGTCTTTTGTTGGACTTCATCACTGCTCTCCTAAACCTCGCAGTTTGGCACTCCCTATCCCTCTTCTCAAATTCAACTCTACCTTTTGcttcaacaacaacatcaacctgTCTCCTCTTCAATCCCGTAAATCACCTCGCCAATTTTCTTTTCAAG TAAGGTCGGCAGTTGTTCCTGTTGAAGTTGCGGATGGCTTTGATAAAATGGTGGTCGGGACCAAAAGGAAGTATTATATGCTTGGAGGGAAAGGGGGTGTTGGCAAAACAAGCTGTGCTGCATCCTTGGCTGTCAAGTTTGCAACCAGTGGTCATCCTACTTTAGTGGTTTCAACTGACCCAGCCCATTCACTTAGCGACTCTTTCTCACAG GATCTGACTGGAGGGAATTTAGTGGCTGTCCAAGGGTTAGACACCCCATTATTTGCTCTTGAG ATTAACCCGGAAAAGGCCAGGGAAGAGTACCGCAGTGCTACCAAAGGCGGAAGCGGTGTGAAAGATTTTATGGACGGCATGGGCCTTGGAATGATAGCAGATCAG ATTGGAGAGTTGAAGCTCGGGGAGCTTTTGGACTCACCACCACCTGGGCTAGATGAAGCTATTGCAATTGCTAAG GTGATGCAATTTTTGGAGTCAGAAGAATACCGCATGTTCACTAGAATTGTATTCGATACTGCACCAACG GGTCATACATTGCGGCTCTTGTCATTGCCTGATTTTTTGGAAGCCTCCATCGGAAAGATTTTAAAG CTCAGACAGAAAATTGCATCAGCAACATCGGCGCTTAAGTCTGTTTTTGGGTCAGAACAGCCGAATCAGCAGGAGGATGCT GCTGGCAAGTTGAAGAGGCTACAAGAGAGAATGGTGAAAGTAAGGGAGCTGTTTCGAGATACAGAAGCCACCGAGTTCGTTATAGTTACCATCCCAACG GTCATGGCTATAAATGAATCATCAAGACTCTGCGCATCTCTGAAGAAGGAAAATGTCCCTGTCAGGAGGCTGATTGTGAATCAACTTTTACCACCATCAGCATCGGATTGCAAATTCTGTGCAATGAAGAGGAAG GACCAGTCGCGTGCACTGGAAATAATTCAGAGTGACCCTGAGCTGGCACCCTTGACGCTGATCCAAGCACCATTAGTCGACGTGGAGATAAGGGGAGTCCCAGCTCTTAGGTTTATGGGTGACATTGTGTGGAAGTGA